From one Lolium rigidum isolate FL_2022 chromosome 4, APGP_CSIRO_Lrig_0.1, whole genome shotgun sequence genomic stretch:
- the LOC124647352 gene encoding cation/H(+) antiporter 19-like, whose product MAAAAAAAAAADANAVKPMKATSDGIFQGENPLNSALPLAILQICVVVVLTRGLAFLLRPLRQPRVIAEIIGGILLGPSALGRSSAFLNTVFPKESLTVLDTLANIGLLFFLFLVGLELDLRAIRRTGATALVIAVAGIALPFILGIGTSFVLEHTVNRGVSTGPFLVFMGVSLSITAFPVLARILAELKLLTTDLGRMAMSAAAVNDVVAWILLALAIALSGSGSPLVSVWVLLSGAGFVVASFFLLRPILAWMARRSPEGEPVKEIYICATLSIVLAAGFVTDTIGIHALFGAFIVGIIVPKDGPFAGVLLEKVEDLISGLFLPLYFVSSGLKTNVMAIQGRDSWALLVLVVATACIGKIGGTVLASLVVRVPLREAVTLGVLMNTKGLVELIVLNIGKDRHVLNDETFAILVLMALINTFITTPVVMAIYKPARRGAPYKNRTVLRANPDDELRMLACFHSTRNIPTMINLMESSRGTRRRGITVYAMHLVELSERSSAISMVHKARRNGMPFWNKRRNGDGDGDQLVVAFETYQQLSHVSIRAMTAISDLHTIHEDVVTSAHQKRAALIVLPFHKLHQMDGHMESLGEEYQHINQRVLHHAPCSVAILVDRGLGGAAQVPASDVSYNIAVLFFGGRDDREALAYGMRMVEHPGIELHVLRFLPQSGASGADDDEAFLADFRGNVVTRNESARYEEKTYSEKADVVGAIKAAGRCNLFLVGQGAPCVPLADRSTDCPELGPVGSYLALPEFSTVASVLVMKQYDPAAKHYDLVEEVADMAVDVDTPVVRKVNRGE is encoded by the exons atggcggcggcggcggcggcggcggcggcggcggatgcgaACGCCGTGAAGCCGATGAAGGCGACGTCGGACGGCATATTCCAGGGGGAGAACCCTCTAAACTCGGCCCTGCCGCTGGCAATCCTGCAGATATGCGTCGTCGTCGTGCTCACCCGCGGGCTCGCCTTCCTCCTCCGGCCGCTCCGGCAGCCGCGCGTCATCGCCGAGATCATC GGTGGCATCCTGCTCGGCCCGTCGGCGCTTGGCCGCAGCAGCGCCTTCCTCAACACGGTGTTCCCCAAGGAGAGCCTGACGGTGCTGGACACCCTCGCCAACATcggcctcctcttcttcctcttcctcgtcggcctCGAGCTCGACCTCCGAGCCATCCGCCGCACCGGCGCCAccgccctcgtcatcgccgttgCCGGCATCGCCCTGCCGTTCATCCTCGGCATCGGCACCTCCTTCGTCCTCGAGCATACCGTCAACCGCGGCGTATCCACGGGGCCATTCCTCGTGTTCATGGGCGTCTCGCTCTCGATCACCGCGTTTCCCGTGCTGGCGCGCATCCTCGCGGAGCTCAAGCTCCTCACCACCGACCTTGGCCGCATGGCCATGTCCGCCGCGGCTGTGAACGATGTCGTCGCGTGGATTCTTCTTGCGCTCGCCATCGCGCTTTCGGGAAGCGGTTCTCCGCTGGTCTCGGTCTGGGTACTGCTCTCGGGCGCCGGCTTCGTCGTGGCGTCCTTCTTCTTGCTCCGGCCGATTCTCGCTTGGATGGCGCGGCGGTCCCCCGAGGGCGAGCCAGTGAAGGAGATTTACATCTGCGCGACGCTGTCCATCGTGCTCGCCGCTGGATTCGTCACCGACACCATCGGCATCCACGCGCTGTTCGGCGCCTTCATCGTCGGAATCATCGTGCCCAAGGACGGGCCCTTCGCCGGCGTTCTCCTGGAGAAGGTTGAGGACCTCATCTCCGGCCTCTTCCTGCCGCTCTACTTCGTGTCCAGCGGCCTAAAGACCAACGTCATGGCCATCCAAGGCCGCGACTCGTGGGCGCTTCTCGTGCTCGTGGTTGCCACGGCGTGCATCGGAAAGATAGGCGGCACGGTGCTGGCGTCGCTCGTCGTGCGCGTGCCGTTGCGAGAGGCGGTGACGCTGGGGGTGTTGATGAACACCAAGGGGCTcgtggagctcatcgtgctcaacATCGGCAAGGACCGTCACGTCCTCAACGACGAGACGTTCGCCATCCTTGTCCTCATGGCGCTCATCAACACCTTCATCACCACGCCGGTGGTCATGGCCATCTACAAGCCTGCGCGGCGCGGGGCGCCGTACAAGAATCGCACCGTACTGCGCGCGAACCCTGACGACGAGCTGCGCATGCTGGCGTGCTTCCACAGCACGCGCAACATCCCCACCATGATCAACCTCATGGAGTCTTCGCGGGGCACGCGTCGGCGCGGGATCACCGTCTACGCCATGCACCTCGTGGAGCTCTCGGAGCGGTCCTCCGCCATCTCCATGGTCCACAAGGCGCGGCGCAACGGCATGCCGTTCTGGAACAAGCGGCggaacggcgacggcgacggagacCAGCTGGTGGTGGCCTTCGAGACGTACCAGCAGCTGAGCCACGTGTCCATCCGCGCCATGACGGCCATCTCGGACCTGCACACGATCCACGAGGACGTGGTGACCAGCGCGCACCAGAAGCGCGCCGCGCTCATCGTGCTCCCCTTCCACAAGCTCCACCAGATGGACGGCCACATGGAGTCCCTCGGGGAAGAGTACCAGCACATCAACCAGCGGGTCCTCCACCACGCGCCGTGCTCCGTCGCGATCCTCGTCGACCGCGGGCTTGGCGGCGCCGCGCAGGTCCCCGCCAGCGACGTCTCCTACAACATCGCCGTTCTCTTCTTCGGCGGGCGGGACGACCGCGAGGCCCTGGCCTACGGCATGCGCATGGTGGAGCACCCAGGCATCGAGCTCCATGTGCTGCGCTTCCTGCCACAGTCCGGCGCCAGCGGCGCCGACGATGATGAGGCGTTCCTGGCGGACTTCCGCGGCAACGTGGTGACCAGAAACGAGTCTGCGCGGTACGAGGAGAAGACGTACAGCGAAAAGGCGGACGTGGTTGGGGCGATCAAGGCTGCGGGACGGTGCAACCTCTTCCTGGTAGGGCAAGGGGCGCCTTGTGTGCCGCTCGCCGACAGGAGCACGGACTGCCCGGAGCTCGGGCCGGTGGGGAGCTACCTGGCTCTGCCGGAGTTCTCAACGGTGGCGTCGGTGCTGGTGATGAAGCAGTACGACCCGGCGGCAAAGCACTACGACCTCGTCGAGGAGGTGGCTGACATGGCGGTGGATGTGGACACTCCCGTCGTTCGAAAGGTCAATCGTGGCGAGTGA